From one Thalassospira sp. ER-Se-21-Dark genomic stretch:
- a CDS encoding chloramphenicol acetyltransferase: MAFKITQAKPAMKALSEQPTIDQTAIVVDCEMGIWTEVGARTSMRETKMDDYSYVVNDSEIIYSDIGKFVNIAAHTRINPGQHPMDRASMHHFQYRSSAYKLGEDDPAFFDWRREKRVRLEHDVWIGHGAIVQGGVTIGIGSVVGSGAVVTKDVAPYTIVTGIPAVPLRPRFEADIVNALLRIRWWDWSHEVLRERLQDFRTLPVRDFCLKYDTV; the protein is encoded by the coding sequence ATGGCGTTTAAGATTACGCAGGCCAAACCGGCAATGAAGGCATTGTCGGAACAGCCCACGATTGACCAAACAGCGATTGTCGTTGATTGCGAAATGGGGATCTGGACCGAAGTTGGTGCACGTACCTCGATGCGCGAAACGAAAATGGATGACTATTCCTATGTCGTGAATGACAGCGAGATCATCTATTCCGACATCGGCAAGTTCGTGAATATCGCTGCCCATACCCGCATCAACCCGGGACAGCATCCGATGGATCGGGCGTCGATGCACCATTTCCAGTATCGTTCCAGCGCCTATAAACTGGGCGAAGACGACCCGGCGTTCTTTGACTGGCGTCGTGAAAAACGTGTGCGTTTGGAACATGATGTCTGGATCGGGCATGGCGCGATTGTGCAGGGTGGTGTCACCATCGGCATTGGTTCGGTCGTCGGATCTGGTGCGGTGGTTACCAAGGATGTCGCGCCCTACACGATTGTGACAGGTATTCCGGCAGTCCCCCTCCGCCCTCGGTTTGAGGCAGACATCGTCAATGCCCTGTTGCGCATTCGCTGGTGGGATTGGTCGCATGAAGTGCTGCGCGAAAGATTGCAGGATTTCCGAACGCTTCCGGTGCGTGACTTTTGCCTGAAATACGATACGGTTTAA
- a CDS encoding DUF1045 domain-containing protein, with amino-acid sequence MTDQYQRYALYYAPEPQSALGQFGNAWLGRDPETGNQLVRPIFAGLTEAEIVAATTSPSRYGFHGTLKPPFALPNGMDRGDLEAAVSRLCKTTAQVTCGHLVLKAIGHFLALVPTEPVGGLADLAATLVRELDDFRQPEDEAAMNKRRASGLTDRQEAYLVRWGYPYVMEEFRFHLTLTNKLSDDQIDPFNTALSGLVAPLCQEPFTVREVCLFGDPGDQKPFKLVKRFPLAG; translated from the coding sequence ATGACCGACCAGTATCAACGTTACGCGCTTTATTATGCGCCAGAACCGCAAAGCGCGTTGGGGCAGTTTGGCAATGCTTGGCTGGGGCGTGATCCGGAAACCGGAAACCAGTTGGTCCGTCCAATTTTTGCGGGCCTGACAGAGGCCGAGATCGTGGCGGCAACCACGTCGCCGAGCCGATACGGCTTTCATGGTACCCTGAAGCCGCCATTCGCACTGCCAAACGGCATGGATCGTGGCGATCTGGAAGCAGCCGTTTCGCGCCTTTGCAAAACGACTGCACAGGTAACGTGCGGGCATCTGGTCTTAAAGGCGATTGGTCATTTTCTGGCCCTTGTTCCGACCGAACCTGTCGGGGGTCTGGCCGACCTTGCGGCAACACTGGTGCGCGAACTCGATGACTTTCGCCAGCCCGAAGACGAAGCGGCAATGAACAAACGCCGTGCTAGCGGTCTGACGGATCGGCAGGAAGCCTATCTTGTGCGCTGGGGCTATCCCTATGTTATGGAAGAATTCCGCTTCCATCTGACATTGACCAACAAGCTGTCAGACGACCAGATCGACCCCTTCAATACTGCCCTGTCAGGCTTGGTCGCGCCGCTGTGTCAGGAACCATTTACCGTTCGCGAAGTCTGCCTGTTTGGTGACCCGGGGGATCAGAAGCCGTTCAAACTGGTGAAACGTTTTCCGCTGGCGGGCTAA
- the phnN gene encoding phosphonate metabolism protein/1,5-bisphosphokinase (PRPP-forming) PhnN, translating into MVLVVGPSGVGKDTLLDAARERLADDKQFCFPRRCITRPAGSVGETHIPVRPEDFGQMARQGAFLLSWMAHDLGYGIPRHVLGEVEAGKTVIVNVSRSVISDACALVGQNNVRVISIRASSEALRKRLEARGREDALDIERRLARASAYQVEGDHVVHVDNDADLETGIARFIHAIEMPQPIANRA; encoded by the coding sequence TTGGTCCTTGTCGTCGGCCCAAGTGGTGTTGGCAAGGACACTCTTCTTGATGCAGCACGCGAAAGACTGGCTGATGACAAGCAGTTCTGCTTTCCACGGCGCTGCATCACCCGCCCGGCCGGATCGGTTGGGGAAACACACATCCCCGTCCGGCCCGAAGATTTCGGGCAAATGGCACGTCAGGGGGCGTTCCTGCTGAGCTGGATGGCCCATGATCTGGGCTACGGCATCCCACGCCATGTTCTTGGCGAGGTCGAGGCGGGCAAAACCGTCATCGTCAATGTATCGCGCAGCGTAATTTCAGATGCCTGTGCCCTTGTTGGGCAAAACAACGTCCGGGTGATCAGCATCCGTGCCAGCAGCGAGGCATTGCGTAAACGGCTTGAGGCCCGCGGGCGCGAAGATGCCCTTGATATCGAACGGCGGCTTGCGCGCGCATCCGCCTATCAGGTTGAGGGCGATCATGTTGTTCATGTTGATAATGATGCCGATCTTGAAACCGGCATCGCGCGTTTCATCCACGCAATTGAAATGCCCCAGCCAATTGCAAACCGCGCCTGA
- the phnE gene encoding phosphonate ABC transporter, permease protein PhnE, translated as MNSSISSTSSVATELPPRDLKRSASSFLLWAIILGLLAMSWEGADMRPMALFENSGNMVDFAEGFFPPDFLMWKMYVAEMWITIQIAIWGTALSIVCSIPFGILSSENIVPVWVYQPVRRLMDSFRAINEMVFAMLFVVAVGLGPFAGVLALWIHTTGVLAKLFSEAVEAIDPEPVEGIRATGANALQEVIFGVIPQVLPLWISYSLYRFESNVRSATVLGIVGAGGIGMVLWEYIRGFYYAETAAVMIIIIISVSLLDMVSQRLRKLVT; from the coding sequence ATGAACAGCAGCATTTCTTCGACATCATCTGTCGCAACGGAGCTTCCGCCGCGTGACCTTAAACGGTCGGCATCAAGCTTCCTGCTTTGGGCGATCATCCTTGGACTTCTGGCCATGTCGTGGGAGGGGGCAGATATGCGCCCGATGGCGCTGTTTGAAAACAGCGGCAACATGGTCGACTTTGCCGAGGGCTTCTTCCCGCCCGACTTCCTGATGTGGAAGATGTATGTCGCAGAAATGTGGATCACCATCCAGATTGCGATCTGGGGCACAGCGCTTTCCATCGTTTGTTCGATCCCGTTTGGTATTCTTTCTTCTGAAAATATCGTCCCTGTCTGGGTCTATCAGCCGGTCCGTCGCCTGATGGATTCCTTCCGCGCGATCAACGAAATGGTCTTTGCCATGTTGTTCGTTGTTGCGGTCGGCCTTGGCCCGTTTGCCGGTGTCCTGGCCCTTTGGATTCACACCACGGGTGTGCTTGCCAAACTGTTTTCCGAGGCGGTCGAGGCGATTGATCCCGAACCGGTCGAAGGCATTCGTGCAACGGGCGCCAATGCGCTTCAGGAAGTCATCTTTGGCGTGATCCCGCAGGTTTTGCCGTTGTGGATTTCCTATTCGCTCTATCGTTTCGAGAGCAACGTGCGCTCTGCCACTGTGCTGGGCATTGTCGGGGCTGGCGGCATTGGCATGGTGCTTTGGGAATATATCCGTGGCTTCTATTACGCGGAAACAGCGGCAGTCATGATCATCATCATTATCTCGGTCAGCCTGCTCGATATGGTGTCCCAGCGTCTGCGTAAACTGGTGACCTGA